A section of the Bradyrhizobium oligotrophicum S58 genome encodes:
- a CDS encoding YqcI/YcgG family protein translates to MSSEARPFPCVFGVSGYRHDQLRYLFLDPIDIDVLGKQLALFVSESRSHGPNTSLVLFTRPRPVQTLDAYYKKFWRILDQLARIDKQPWPAEIPETVDHPMWEFSFAGEPIFVVCSTPAHVMRQSRRSSAFMLTFQPRWVFERMLGTDEAAAKAFGEVRKRLLPFDTTEPSPMLGRYGNPEGREFKQYFLYDDNQPPPACPFHQLAQAKPSSIGDKEQAA, encoded by the coding sequence ATGAGCAGCGAAGCAAGACCCTTTCCGTGCGTGTTCGGCGTTTCAGGCTATCGCCACGATCAACTCCGTTACTTGTTTCTCGATCCCATCGACATCGACGTCCTGGGCAAGCAGCTTGCTTTGTTCGTCTCGGAGAGCCGCTCGCACGGACCCAACACCTCGCTCGTCCTGTTCACGCGCCCGCGGCCGGTTCAGACGCTCGACGCCTACTACAAGAAGTTCTGGCGGATCCTCGATCAGCTGGCGCGCATCGACAAGCAGCCATGGCCTGCCGAAATTCCGGAGACCGTCGATCATCCGATGTGGGAGTTCTCATTTGCCGGCGAACCGATCTTCGTCGTCTGCAGTACGCCTGCCCATGTGATGCGGCAGAGCCGGCGCTCGAGCGCGTTCATGCTCACCTTCCAGCCGCGCTGGGTATTCGAACGGATGCTCGGCACCGACGAGGCGGCCGCGAAGGCTTTCGGCGAGGTGCGCAAGCGGCTGCTCCCGTTCGACACAACGGAGCCCTCCCCCATGCTCGGACGCTACGGCAATCCGGAGGGTCGGGAGTTCAAGCAGTACTTCCTCTACGACGACAACCAGCCGCCGCCGGCCTGCCCGTTCCACCAGCTCGCCCAGGCCAAGCCATCGTCCATCGGAGATAAGGAGCAAGCCGCATGA
- a CDS encoding cupin domain-containing protein has product MTQIIAGTKTDFAIDPDILALLPTQGCIELQHDAAGKVHHFHTHPVDEILVVIRGRLTFRWEGGERVCTAGDKILLPAGTLHESEALDDAIYAIATRPPATIACNQGE; this is encoded by the coding sequence ATGACCCAGATCATCGCTGGAACGAAGACCGACTTTGCGATCGATCCCGATATCCTCGCGCTGCTGCCGACCCAGGGCTGCATCGAATTGCAGCACGATGCCGCCGGCAAGGTTCACCACTTCCACACGCACCCGGTCGACGAAATCCTCGTCGTGATCAGGGGGCGGCTGACGTTCCGATGGGAAGGCGGCGAGCGCGTCTGCACCGCAGGCGACAAGATCCTGTTGCCGGCTGGGACGCTGCACGAGTCGGAAGCACTGGACGATGCAATTTACGCGATCGCGACGCGACCGCCCGCAACCATTGCATGCAATCAGGGGGAATGA
- the rocF gene encoding arginase, whose protein sequence is MASSDPTPPHRIAVLGAPIDLGASVRGTLMGPAALRTAGLITVLESLGLDVTDYGDVGFADIAELGDEPPANAKHYRQIQRWSRVLARRSHELAQTGAIPVFLGGDHSLSMGSVNGIARHCREIGRDLFVLWLDAHADYNTPETTITANMHGMSAAFLCGEPGLDGLLGDERRASIPPVQLELFGIRSIDKAEKELLRRRSVSIADMRAIDEFGVGVLMRRVLDKVRARNGVLHVSFDVDFLDPEVAPGVGTTVPGGATYREAHLIMEMLHDSGLVRSVDIVELNPFLDERGKTARVAVELIASLFGQQITDRPTPTNAIVPDQ, encoded by the coding sequence GTGGCTTCATCGGACCCGACACCGCCGCACCGCATCGCCGTCCTCGGCGCGCCGATCGACCTCGGCGCCTCCGTGCGCGGCACGCTGATGGGTCCCGCGGCGCTGCGCACCGCGGGACTGATCACCGTGCTCGAAAGCCTCGGGCTTGACGTGACCGACTATGGCGATGTCGGCTTTGCCGATATCGCCGAGCTCGGCGATGAGCCTCCCGCCAATGCCAAGCACTATCGCCAGATCCAGCGCTGGTCCCGGGTGCTCGCGCGTCGCAGCCATGAACTGGCGCAGACCGGAGCGATCCCGGTGTTCCTGGGCGGCGACCATTCGCTGTCGATGGGATCGGTAAATGGGATTGCGCGCCATTGCCGTGAGATCGGACGGGACTTGTTCGTGCTCTGGCTTGATGCGCATGCCGACTACAACACGCCGGAGACGACGATCACCGCCAACATGCACGGCATGTCGGCTGCCTTCCTGTGCGGCGAGCCGGGCCTCGATGGCCTGCTTGGCGACGAACGGCGCGCCTCCATCCCGCCGGTGCAATTGGAGCTGTTCGGGATCCGGTCGATCGACAAGGCCGAGAAGGAGCTGTTGCGCCGGCGAAGCGTCAGCATTGCCGACATGCGTGCGATCGACGAGTTCGGCGTCGGCGTCTTGATGCGCCGGGTTCTCGACAAGGTCCGCGCGCGAAATGGCGTGCTGCATGTCAGCTTCGACGTCGACTTCCTCGATCCCGAGGTGGCGCCGGGCGTCGGCACCACCGTTCCAGGCGGCGCGACCTATCGCGAGGCACATCTCATCATGGAGATGCTGCACGATTCCGGTCTGGTGCGGTCGGTCGATATCGTGGAGCTCAATCCCTTCCTCGACGAGCGCGGCAAGACGGCGCGCGTCGCGGTCGAACTCATCGCCAGCCTGTTCGGCCAGCAGATCACCGATCGGCCGACGCCGACCAATGCGATCGTCCCGGATCAATAG
- a CDS encoding DUF6894 family protein translates to MRTYYFDMKDGIPTRDRTGLEFATCAGAIEHSRDLARRLRHDPRITDRRLSIVVVDESGAEIHREPVYPVAVKASLS, encoded by the coding sequence ATGCGCACTTATTATTTCGATATGAAGGATGGCATTCCGACCAGGGACCGAACCGGACTGGAGTTTGCGACGTGTGCAGGGGCGATCGAGCACAGCCGGGATCTGGCCCGGCGGCTCAGGCATGATCCCCGCATTACCGACCGAAGGCTCTCCATCGTCGTTGTCGACGAATCCGGCGCGGAGATTCACCGCGAACCAGTTTACCCGGTTGCGGTGAAGGCTAGCCTGTCCTGA
- a CDS encoding OpgC domain-containing protein — protein MIADNRELANHDVAAAGTSNGRRDLRLDACRGLALWFIFVDHVPDNSLSWLTLRNYGFSDTSEVFVFISGYTCMLAYGGSLGKHGWTTTVVRALRRAWEIYAAFLVLLLAYAALVWAVGGGTRFVDETNTGFFFREPGPTLLHVALLQFAPVNTDILLTFAVLHICFPVILWLMMTSATLTLGLSFLVYMMVQLFSWHVPAWPSGELYFNPFAWQFLFVIGGWYAYVGTASLRPILNSRTLLIMALAYLAFSLLMALSWEFKSLEGLIPPAISGLIYPIYKSHLAPVRLLHFLSLAFVVSRLAPPQWHGPIRPLMTAMIRCGENSLSIYCIGVLLAFIGQVMLTDISSGFAMQLLISVGGIALMIIAATLLTWDQQLDRRGPRLF, from the coding sequence TTGATTGCCGACAATCGAGAGCTGGCGAACCACGATGTCGCCGCGGCCGGAACCAGCAATGGGCGTCGGGACCTCAGGCTCGATGCATGCCGCGGTCTGGCGCTGTGGTTCATCTTCGTCGATCACGTCCCGGATAATTCGCTGTCCTGGCTGACGTTGCGGAACTACGGCTTCAGCGACACCTCTGAAGTGTTCGTGTTCATCTCGGGCTACACCTGCATGCTGGCTTATGGCGGTTCGCTGGGAAAGCACGGCTGGACGACCACGGTGGTCCGCGCACTGCGGCGGGCATGGGAGATCTATGCCGCCTTTCTGGTGCTGTTGCTGGCCTATGCGGCGCTGGTATGGGCGGTCGGCGGCGGCACGCGCTTTGTCGACGAGACCAACACCGGGTTTTTCTTTCGCGAGCCCGGTCCGACGCTGTTGCATGTGGCGCTGTTGCAGTTCGCCCCCGTCAACACCGACATCCTGCTGACATTCGCGGTGCTGCACATCTGCTTCCCCGTCATCCTGTGGCTGATGATGACGAGCGCGACGTTGACGCTGGGGCTCTCGTTCCTCGTCTACATGATGGTTCAGCTGTTCAGCTGGCACGTGCCGGCGTGGCCGAGTGGCGAGCTCTATTTCAATCCGTTCGCCTGGCAGTTCCTGTTCGTGATCGGCGGCTGGTACGCCTATGTCGGCACCGCAAGCCTGCGTCCGATCCTGAATTCGCGCACGCTGCTGATCATGGCGCTCGCTTATCTCGCCTTCAGCCTGCTCATGGCCCTGAGCTGGGAGTTCAAGAGCCTGGAAGGCCTGATCCCACCCGCCATCTCCGGCCTGATCTATCCGATCTACAAGAGCCATCTCGCCCCGGTCCGGCTGCTGCACTTCCTGTCGCTCGCCTTCGTGGTGTCGCGGTTGGCACCGCCGCAATGGCACGGCCCGATACGTCCGCTGATGACGGCGATGATCAGGTGCGGCGAGAATTCGCTCTCGATCTACTGTATCGGCGTGCTGCTGGCGTTCATCGGCCAGGTCATGCTGACCGACATATCGAGCGGCTTTGCGATGCAGCTCCTGATCAGCGTCGGCGGCATTGCCTTGATGATCATCGCGGCCACGCTGCTGACATGGGATCAGCAGCTCGACCGGCGCGGACCCCGGCTGTTCTGA
- a CDS encoding c-type cytochrome produces MRGLVIRVLAVAAATAASTSVWAADADHGADLARRWCASCHLVEGTQKQASADVPSFSQIAQKADFTPEKVAFFLLDPHPKMPSFPLNRLEAADIAAYIGSLRK; encoded by the coding sequence ATGCGTGGCTTGGTAATCAGAGTTCTGGCGGTTGCGGCTGCCACTGCGGCATCGACATCGGTGTGGGCCGCCGATGCCGACCATGGCGCCGACCTCGCCCGGCGTTGGTGCGCGTCGTGTCATCTGGTGGAAGGAACGCAGAAGCAGGCCAGCGCGGATGTTCCGTCCTTTTCGCAGATCGCCCAGAAGGCGGATTTCACTCCTGAGAAGGTCGCGTTCTTCCTGCTCGACCCGCACCCGAAGATGCCGAGTTTCCCTCTGAACCGGCTGGAGGCGGCCGATATCGCCGCCTATATCGGCTCGCTGCGCAAGTAG
- a CDS encoding MFS transporter — translation MAVLGQQAVASSSSVLRFADRAYVAWGTVAFAYAIAFLQRMSPQTVGLSFAHDFGTDASGVAMLASSYFWGYTLMQIPAGVLVDRYGVKRVVLGSMTASVLGSAAFALSPSLLDVFIARVIVACGDALVFTALLKLVAQNFSDERFGLMSGISQVSGYAGGVIATTPLAAAVSGFGWRACFLVIACVGIANLACASVALKPAPANYAGKTLKSVLLACWHALASAANWGCAMSFAAHFAVVTTLAGVWGIPMVAHYFGISPSAAGGPLLAFMVGNAIGSIFLGHIADRTRSLDTALIRITLLRMLLVAMLWPALAHTFGLFYVGAVFAVLGLVAGGTVPLVLKCTKHLYTAERIGVGASINTTSAGVFAGLSQPVIAFAMMAASGLGTDAGSNLHIVANDSGYAALIEILLLMSLPGLLGPLMMRRKLILRT, via the coding sequence ATGGCCGTGCTCGGACAACAAGCCGTCGCTTCCTCTTCCTCTGTACTGAGGTTCGCCGACCGCGCCTATGTCGCGTGGGGAACGGTCGCGTTCGCCTACGCCATCGCCTTTCTGCAGCGGATGTCGCCGCAGACCGTCGGCCTCAGCTTCGCCCATGACTTCGGCACCGACGCCTCGGGTGTCGCGATGCTCGCCTCCAGCTACTTCTGGGGCTACACCCTGATGCAGATCCCGGCGGGCGTGCTGGTCGACCGCTACGGCGTCAAGCGTGTCGTGCTCGGCAGCATGACGGCCTCGGTGCTCGGCAGCGCCGCCTTCGCGCTGTCGCCGAGCCTGCTCGACGTCTTCATCGCGCGCGTGATCGTGGCCTGCGGCGACGCGCTGGTCTTCACGGCGCTGTTGAAGCTCGTGGCTCAGAACTTTTCCGACGAACGTTTCGGCCTCATGTCGGGTATCTCCCAGGTGTCGGGCTATGCCGGCGGCGTCATTGCCACGACGCCGCTTGCGGCGGCCGTGAGCGGCTTCGGCTGGCGCGCCTGTTTCCTTGTCATCGCCTGTGTCGGCATCGCCAACCTTGCCTGCGCATCCGTTGCCTTGAAGCCGGCGCCTGCGAACTACGCGGGCAAGACGCTCAAGAGCGTGCTGCTGGCGTGCTGGCACGCGCTCGCATCGGCTGCAAACTGGGGTTGCGCGATGAGCTTCGCCGCGCATTTCGCCGTCGTGACCACGCTCGCGGGCGTGTGGGGCATTCCGATGGTCGCGCATTATTTCGGCATCTCGCCGTCGGCCGCCGGTGGGCCATTGCTCGCCTTCATGGTCGGAAACGCGATCGGATCGATCTTCCTCGGCCATATAGCCGATCGGACCCGGTCGCTGGATACGGCCCTGATCCGCATCACGCTGCTGCGCATGCTGCTCGTTGCGATGCTGTGGCCGGCGCTCGCGCACACTTTCGGACTGTTCTATGTCGGCGCCGTGTTTGCCGTGCTCGGTCTGGTGGCCGGCGGCACCGTGCCTCTGGTCCTGAAATGCACCAAGCATCTCTACACGGCCGAGCGCATCGGCGTGGGCGCGTCGATCAACACGACGTCGGCCGGCGTATTTGCCGGACTGTCCCAGCCGGTGATTGCCTTTGCCATGATGGCCGCAAGCGGCCTCGGCACCGATGCGGGATCGAACCTGCACATCGTTGCGAACGACTCCGGCTACGCAGCCCTGATCGAAATTCTTCTCCTGATGTCGCTTCCTGGACTGCTTGGGCCGCTGATGATGAGGCGCAAATTGATACTTCGTACTTAA
- a CDS encoding GlxA family transcriptional regulator: MPSNSANSPRRSAVHRDSAERRLAIFAFPGVTLLDVSGPAQVFAELGEIELPGPGYALSYVSREGGLVPTDVGLMIDTAPLSAMNPQDVDTLLIPGGPGIWKLRQDDAAMQWIGEVLPGARRIASVCLGAFALAWVGALEGKRAATHWRYCPRLQDSFPNVKVEPDAIFVQDGRVWSSAGVSAGIDLALAMIEEDFGHTIALDVARRLVVFLKRPGGQSQFSTVLAAQASDVEGRFSALHAWIIENIASDLRVETLAERAGMTPRTFARSYVNRTGMTPAQGVEALRVETARLLLESRQVDSVVEVAKRAGFGDDERMRRAFLRHLGVSPSEYRRRFSG, translated from the coding sequence ATGCCCTCGAATTCTGCCAACTCCCCCCGGCGCTCTGCAGTGCACCGAGACAGTGCCGAAAGGCGGCTGGCGATCTTCGCCTTCCCGGGGGTGACGCTGCTCGACGTGTCCGGACCTGCCCAGGTGTTTGCCGAGCTCGGCGAGATCGAGCTGCCGGGGCCGGGCTACGCGCTGAGCTACGTGTCCAGGGAGGGCGGGCTGGTGCCGACCGATGTCGGGCTGATGATCGACACCGCGCCGCTCTCGGCCATGAACCCGCAGGACGTCGATACGCTGCTGATCCCCGGGGGGCCGGGCATCTGGAAGCTGCGTCAGGATGACGCGGCGATGCAGTGGATCGGTGAGGTGCTGCCCGGCGCGCGGCGCATCGCATCCGTTTGCCTCGGCGCATTTGCATTGGCCTGGGTCGGTGCGCTCGAGGGCAAGCGGGCGGCGACCCATTGGCGCTACTGCCCGCGTCTGCAGGACAGCTTCCCGAACGTGAAGGTCGAGCCGGATGCCATCTTCGTGCAGGACGGACGGGTCTGGTCGTCCGCGGGCGTCAGCGCGGGCATCGACCTGGCGCTGGCGATGATCGAAGAGGATTTCGGCCACACCATCGCGCTCGACGTCGCGCGCCGGCTGGTCGTCTTCCTCAAGCGTCCCGGCGGCCAAAGTCAGTTTTCAACCGTGCTGGCGGCGCAGGCCTCCGACGTCGAGGGCCGGTTCAGCGCGCTGCATGCCTGGATCATCGAGAACATCGCAAGCGATCTCAGGGTGGAGACGCTGGCCGAGCGGGCCGGCATGACGCCGCGGACTTTCGCGCGCAGCTATGTCAACCGCACCGGAATGACGCCCGCGCAAGGCGTCGAGGCGCTCAGGGTCGAGACGGCGCGTCTGCTGCTCGAAAGCCGCCAGGTCGACAGCGTGGTCGAAGTCGCCAAGCGGGCCGGCTTCGGCGATGACGAGCGCATGCGGCGCGCGTTCCTGCGCCATCTCGGTGTGTCGCCGTCGGAATATCGTCGCCGCTTTTCGGGCTGA
- a CDS encoding phasin, with protein sequence MTQTKLEVPAELRDLAEKTIAQAERAFEMFFDAAGKSISTVPGPAADMSKQALTLTEQNIKTAFEHARKLVHATELEEAMRIQSEFLRSQFTNAGEHMKTITSVIMSAATKATENKS encoded by the coding sequence ATGACCCAAACCAAACTGGAAGTGCCCGCCGAACTGCGCGACCTCGCGGAAAAGACCATTGCGCAGGCGGAAAGGGCCTTCGAGATGTTCTTCGACGCGGCTGGCAAATCGATCTCTACGGTTCCCGGGCCTGCCGCCGACATGTCCAAGCAGGCGCTCACCCTCACCGAACAGAACATCAAGACGGCCTTCGAGCATGCTCGAAAGCTCGTCCATGCCACCGAGCTGGAAGAGGCGATGCGGATCCAGTCGGAATTCCTGCGCAGTCAGTTCACGAACGCCGGCGAGCATATGAAGACGATCACGTCCGTCATCATGTCCGCCGCCACCAAGGCGACTGAAAACAAGTCCTGA
- a CDS encoding NAD-dependent malic enzyme, whose protein sequence is MSAPTLPTYSPRGLALLRDPLLNKGTGFTEQERDALGLRGFLPAGVMSMQAQAERILVNLRSLPSDLEKYVALNALHDRNEALFFRVVCDNIDEIQPLIYTPTVGLACQKYGLIFQRPRGLFISANDRGRIAEILANWPYRAKLIVVTDGERILGLGDLGANGMGIPVGKLSLYSACAGIHPEECLPVMLDVGTNNEELLNDAYYIGLRQKRITGAAYDAFVDEFMTAARAAFPGVLIQFEDFANHAAFKLLHKYRDDACVFNDDIQGTAAVALAGLFSALRINGGKLRDQTVLFLGAGEAATGIADLVVSAMMAEGLSEAEALRRNWLTDSRGLVIKGRENLHGHKLRYAHEQAPIGDFLTAIKTLKPTAIIGVAAVGGAFTPEVLQTMAELNERPIVFALSNPTSKAECSAEAAYRYTKGRALFACGSPYDPVRLDGKTFVPRQGNNSYIFPGVGLGAIATGARLVTDEMFMAAAHTLANCVTGADLEQGSLYPALPRIREVSALIGAAVAGVAYQNGLAAGPAPNDLLGFVESKMYDARY, encoded by the coding sequence ATGAGCGCACCAACGCTACCCACCTATTCGCCGCGCGGGCTTGCGCTGCTCCGTGATCCGCTGCTGAATAAGGGGACCGGCTTCACCGAGCAGGAGCGCGATGCGCTCGGGCTGCGCGGCTTCCTGCCCGCCGGCGTGATGTCGATGCAGGCGCAAGCCGAGCGAATCCTCGTCAACCTGCGCAGCCTGCCGAGCGACCTTGAGAAGTACGTCGCGCTCAATGCGCTGCACGACCGCAACGAAGCGCTGTTCTTCCGGGTGGTCTGCGACAACATCGATGAGATCCAGCCGCTGATCTACACGCCGACCGTCGGTCTCGCCTGCCAGAAATACGGGCTGATCTTCCAGCGGCCGCGCGGACTGTTCATCTCCGCCAATGATCGGGGCCGGATCGCTGAGATCCTCGCCAACTGGCCCTATCGCGCCAAGCTCATCGTCGTCACCGACGGCGAGCGCATCCTCGGCCTCGGCGATCTCGGCGCCAACGGCATGGGCATTCCCGTCGGCAAGCTCTCACTGTACTCCGCCTGCGCCGGCATTCATCCCGAAGAGTGCCTGCCGGTGATGCTCGACGTCGGCACCAACAATGAAGAATTGTTGAACGACGCCTATTACATCGGCCTGCGGCAGAAGCGCATCACCGGCGCCGCCTATGACGCATTCGTCGACGAGTTCATGACGGCGGCTCGCGCGGCCTTCCCTGGCGTGCTGATCCAGTTCGAGGATTTCGCGAACCATGCGGCGTTCAAGCTGCTGCACAAATATCGCGACGACGCCTGCGTCTTCAACGACGACATCCAGGGCACCGCCGCCGTCGCGCTGGCCGGCCTGTTCTCCGCGCTGCGAATCAACGGCGGCAAGCTGCGCGATCAGACCGTGCTGTTCCTCGGCGCCGGCGAAGCCGCGACCGGCATCGCCGATCTCGTCGTCTCGGCAATGATGGCCGAAGGCCTGTCGGAAGCCGAGGCGTTGCGGCGCAATTGGCTGACGGACTCGCGAGGCCTCGTCATCAAGGGGCGCGAGAACCTGCACGGCCACAAGCTGCGCTACGCGCATGAGCAGGCGCCGATTGGAGACTTCCTGACCGCCATCAAGACGCTGAAGCCGACCGCGATCATCGGCGTCGCCGCGGTCGGTGGCGCCTTCACTCCGGAAGTGCTGCAGACCATGGCCGAGCTGAACGAGCGTCCGATCGTCTTTGCGCTGTCGAACCCGACCTCGAAGGCTGAGTGCTCGGCGGAGGCCGCCTATCGCTACACGAAGGGACGCGCGCTGTTCGCCTGCGGCAGCCCCTACGATCCGGTCAGGCTCGATGGCAAGACCTTCGTGCCACGCCAGGGCAACAACTCCTATATCTTCCCCGGCGTCGGTCTCGGCGCAATCGCGACCGGCGCACGCTTGGTGACGGACGAGATGTTCATGGCCGCCGCACACACGCTCGCGAACTGCGTCACCGGTGCCGATCTCGAACAGGGCAGTCTGTACCCGGCCCTGCCGCGCATCCGCGAGGTCTCGGCCCTTATCGGCGCTGCTGTCGCCGGCGTTGCCTATCAGAACGGGCTCGCCGCTGGACCGGCGCCGAACGATCTGCTCGGCTTCGTCGAATCCAAGATGTACGACGCACGCTATTGA
- a CDS encoding NRAMP family divalent metal transporter, with amino-acid sequence MAMIVASEPNKPRRSGWSVFRLLGPGLVTGAADDDPSGIATYSQAGAQFGYGLLWTVFLTTPFMIAIQLVSARIGRVTGKGLAANITALAPRSIVFGLVALLVGANTFNIAADIAAMAEALSLVIGGLNHEHALIFAAASTLLQVFLPYRRYAPVIKVLTLSLFAYVATALMVKVPWSTALLAAVWPSLSTDADYLLTVVAVLGTTISPYLFFWQASQEVEEMNQGKVDRPLRELKKKDHPELRRMRIDTTIGMIFSNAIAFFIILTTATVLHAHGVTKIESATQAAEALRPLAGDFTFLLFALGIIGTGMLAIPVLAGSAAYGVAEVFGWHATLEAKPDEAAGFYSIIAAATIIGFGLGFTGIDSIHMLVWSAVLNGIAAVPIMAMMMVIVSNTTVMGHFRARSWLIALGWVGTAIMAIAVLALLWSFVTGHA; translated from the coding sequence GTGGCCATGATCGTCGCATCCGAGCCGAACAAGCCGAGGAGGTCGGGCTGGAGCGTATTCCGACTGCTGGGTCCAGGCCTCGTCACGGGCGCGGCAGACGATGATCCCTCGGGAATTGCCACCTATTCCCAAGCGGGCGCCCAATTCGGCTATGGGCTGCTGTGGACCGTCTTCCTCACCACGCCGTTCATGATCGCGATCCAACTGGTCAGCGCGCGTATCGGCCGCGTGACCGGCAAAGGCCTCGCGGCCAACATCACCGCGCTCGCGCCCCGGTCGATCGTGTTCGGACTCGTCGCGCTGCTGGTCGGCGCCAACACCTTCAACATCGCTGCCGACATTGCCGCGATGGCGGAAGCGTTGTCACTGGTGATCGGCGGCCTCAACCACGAGCATGCATTGATCTTTGCCGCAGCATCGACCTTGCTGCAGGTGTTTCTGCCCTACCGTCGCTACGCGCCGGTGATCAAGGTGCTGACCCTCAGTCTCTTCGCCTACGTGGCCACGGCGCTGATGGTGAAAGTGCCCTGGAGCACCGCCCTGCTCGCGGCGGTGTGGCCGAGCCTGTCGACGGATGCCGACTACCTGCTGACCGTCGTCGCCGTGCTCGGCACCACGATCAGCCCCTATCTGTTCTTCTGGCAGGCCTCACAGGAGGTCGAGGAGATGAACCAGGGCAAGGTCGATCGTCCCTTGCGCGAGCTCAAGAAGAAGGATCATCCCGAACTGCGACGAATGAGGATCGACACCACGATCGGCATGATCTTCTCGAACGCCATTGCCTTCTTCATCATCCTGACGACCGCGACGGTGCTGCACGCCCATGGGGTCACCAAGATCGAATCGGCGACCCAGGCGGCCGAGGCTCTGCGTCCCCTTGCCGGCGACTTCACCTTCCTTCTGTTCGCCCTGGGGATCATCGGCACCGGCATGCTGGCGATCCCGGTGCTGGCGGGATCGGCCGCTTACGGTGTCGCCGAGGTCTTCGGCTGGCACGCGACCCTCGAAGCCAAGCCGGACGAGGCCGCGGGGTTCTACAGCATCATCGCCGCCGCGACCATCATCGGATTCGGCCTCGGCTTCACCGGCATCGATTCGATCCACATGCTGGTGTGGAGCGCCGTGCTCAACGGCATCGCTGCCGTGCCGATCATGGCGATGATGATGGTGATCGTCTCCAATACGACCGTGATGGGACACTTCCGCGCCCGGTCCTGGCTGATCGCCCTGGGCTGGGTCGGAACGGCAATCATGGCGATCGCCGTTCTGGCGCTGCTGTGGTCATTCGTCACGGGACACGCCTAG